A window of Cuculus canorus isolate bCucCan1 chromosome 20, bCucCan1.pri, whole genome shotgun sequence genomic DNA:
TTCTCAAGGAGGAATAGACCTGCACCACGCAGCAGCACGGGGGCCATGTCGGGGGGTCCCCAcggggctgagctgtgctggaaCCCTTCCGATGAGCTCTCACCGCTGTGCCAGGGCAATTCCGAGTGTCCTTATCCTGTCTGGGGAACTGAAAGCACCGGGGACCAGACAGGCATCAGACTGCTGGGAGGGTGCCACTGgctgcacacacaccccctcaTACGTGCTTCAACACTGCTTTACAAGGGAATGGAGTGATACAATGAGGGGGGACGGCTGTAAattggaagatttagattagacattaggaagaaattcttcatgatgagggtggggaggccctggcccaggttgcccagagcagtggtggctgccccatccctggaggggttccaggccaggttggatggggctgtgagcccctgatccagtgggaggtgtccctgcccatggcaggggtggaactggatgggctttgaggtcctttccaactaaaccattttatgattctatgattctgtgattctatgactgctgTGGGTTGGTGCTGCCAGTGGCATTTTTGAGCCCTGAGGTCAGGACCAGAGGCTGCAGGACCTGCATTGTGAGcagtgggatggagggatggatgtgCCTCCCCCAGTCCTCTTTGTCCCTTGGTGCAGTCGCTGTGTTTGTGGCCCAGCAGCTGGATGTAGTCTGAGCGTGGATGTGGGAGTTATCCTAGAACTAAAACAGCGTGGAAcaaggtcttttccaggctTGCATAAGCTCTGCAAGGgtgcacaggctgcaggggatgAGGCTGGCTGCCCACGGCACCCAGGCTGGGCATTGGACCACGCTCACCTCCCTGCTGCACTGTCAAAATGAGGAACCCACGGCCACAGCGCTGCTGCAAAACAGCCGAAGCTCTGTGGTCAgcttctctccagcttttttggCGCCATCCATGAACGCCACATGCCTGCCAAGACCAGAGTCGGAGCAGTGATGGAGGAGACCAGACCACACTTCCACAGAGCTCTGCCTTAGGAGGTCCATGCAGCACCGTGGGGCCAAATCCACTCATTTGGGCAAAATTATTGACTTAGAGCAGCCTGCTTGGGAAATGCGTAAAACCAGAGCACTCTgtctgctttttcccttctcccccagccccgAAGTTGTTTGATGGGCAGCGCTCAACCCAGAACAGACAGGGCACACTGGCTGAGTACTGCTATGCACTGGTCAACCTGCCCCACAAGATCTCCCGGTGCCTGCATGTGGTCAACTTCTTCAAGGTCCGACCCGATGACATGAACCCCATCACGGACAGCCAGTGAGTTCATCTGCCCTCTGGGTTGGGGCAAATCCTGCGTCCCCGGGCGCTGGCAGCAGCCCCTGGCGGGGCACCGCTGCCAATGGTTAGGGGTGGTCAGCATTCAGCTGCCTTTGCTCTGACCCGTCTAGGATCAAGAAGCCTGAGGTCTTCCTCCTGCCAAAGGATGCCAAGAAAAGCTCCTCTGGTAAGAGGCCCCAGAGGGATGCAAGCAGCTGCCTCAGTGAATCCtgacagggaaggaggagcaggcgctgagctctctggtgaccaaggacaggagccgagggaatggcaggaagctgtgccaggggagggttaggttggacatgaggagaaggttcttcccccagagggtggtggagccctggagcagctcccaggggagcagtcacagcaccaaggctgacaatattccagaagggTTTGGCCAACAacctcagccccacggtgtgaatgttgggggtgtcctgtgcagggacaggagttggactcaatgtgGGTCCCTTCCCAGGACAgtctataattctgtgatccAGCTGCTTTGGGACcaggagaggctgggaaggCAATTtgggctgtactgggactgCTTTTGGCCTATCTGAAATGGGGTATTTCTGCCCTGGGGGCCTGGAGAGGGAAGATTTCTCATTTCTCCCCTGCAGACATCACGGGCCCCATTGTCCTGCAAACATACCGAGCTATCGCTGACTATGAGAAGAGCTCCACATCCGAGATGGCTCTGCAAGCTGGGGACATGGTGGATGTCGTGGAGAAGAACGAGAATGGTATTTGTCCATCCCACCACAGAGCCCCGAGGGCCACTCCCCTCCTGGCCACCATGTCAGCATGGGGGCTGTTCTTGCACCTTGCATCCAAACACAGCATGTGAGTTATTTACACCAGTGTGTGGTGTAACGGGTAGGTGGCTGCATCAGGGTCTTTTGATGGAGTGGAGAGGCTCAGAGCAAACGCAACCAGCAGCATCGAATTTCTCTGCAACCTCCCACCTCTCGGAACATGTTTCATACTCACATGGAGCCACATGACAGTTAGTTTTGGCCAAGGAGTTTGTGGGGCAATCCTAGAAAACCCTGCAATGTCCTTGCATGCCTCAGCCTGTCAGGTTTCCTGCCCATAAGGAAATGGGATGATCTGGCCAAGCTTCCTGGTTGCATCATGTAAACAGAGACCGTCCCCAGTGCCGTCCCTTCTGTCCAGGATGCCTGTGCCTGGCCCAGCTGGGAATGGACTTTACGCTGGTGTCCCCACAACCCCTTCTGCTCTTGCCCACGGCTGCTTTTGTTGCAGGTTGGTGGTTTTGCCAGTTGAGGAATAAACGGGGCTGGGTGCCAGCTGCCTATCTGGAGCCATTGGATGGTCCCGACGAGTCTGAAGAGCAGGAGCCCAACTATGCAGGTAAAATGTTAAGGCAACAAGGGTGTGCACCAGAGCACAgggtgctgctccctgcagcgGTTCATTGCAAGGCCCCTGCTGGGATTTCACGCTGCCTGGGactgctgggcacagaggtgtTGCTGTAGAAGCTGCCAAGAGAGATAAACCTCGTGGGTCAGTGCCTTGCTCTCAACCTCGGGAGCATCTCTTGAGTTGCAACTCAGTTTGGCTGATCACCGATGCACACCTTCATCCAGTGGCTGTGCCGAGCTAGCTGGGTGCAAGCTGAGTGGCTGGGTTAGAGGAGCGTGGTGCAGTATCTGAACCAAGGTGCAGCTTTCCTTAGCCCTTGTCTTCTAGCTGGGTGCATGCTGCGTGGCTGGGTTAGCAGAGGAGCACAGTGCAGCATCCAAAACAAGGCACAGGCTTTCCCTAGCCCTTGGCTTCTGTGCTGTCCTTATCCACCCTCCGCATTGCCCCACGAGGACAGTGGGGTGTTATCGTGTGGGAAGATCCTACAGACTCAAGTTGATTGCTCTGGGCTTCATCTTCTTGGTTTTCAAAGCACTGCCACAGTCTCTATTAGCACAACGCTTCCTTCTTGCTCATCTAACTACCCGAGTGAGAAACATGCTCCTCAGCAGAGCAAAGTGTGCTTACACTGATGCCTTTACCAGCTTTCTCCTGGAGAGTTAATGGAGGGGCTGAGATGAGCCACGGGTGCTGAAGAAGCTGGGAAGAGTCTGAATCCAAACTTGGAGACTTGGACCACCCTGGGCCTCCCCTAAAACATTGGATAGATGCTCTGGTGCCTCCTCTCCTCAGCAGCTGGAGAGGCTGAGCCCCACCCGCTGTCTCATTTTGTGTACAGGTGAGCAGTACGTTGTCCAGAAAAGCTACACAGCTGTGGAGGAGGATGAGCTGTCCCTCAAGGAGGGTGATGCCATCGAAGTCATCCACAAGCTCCTCGATGGCTGGTGGGTCATCAGGTGAGAGATGGCAAGAACAGAGCAAGCAAGCGAGATtcaggcagagggaagggatgaaCCAGCACTTCAACGCATTCTGGCTGTGAAAGCCCTGGACTGTCTGGTCCCTTTTGCAGCTGCTTCCAGTAGCCCGTGGTTTTTCCAAATGCTAAATGTCACAGCTGGGTCTTCCTCTGATGAGGTCTTCAGAAATAGGCAGGAAGGAGGCAGATGGAAAAGAACCTTAtctgttattttgcttttaagtacTCTGGAACATTTTCATTGTAAAACTTCAGCCTCCATCCTAGCCCAGGCCTGCCCTGCAAATCTGGGCTTCCCCAAGGGGAATCCCAGCTGCATGTGTGCTCTGGAGAGCCATGGATCGCACGTTCGCAGTAGGACATGGTGTGGCTGCAAATCCCAGGGATCCTCGTGCCCCAGCCTGTGCCCAGGCACGTGGCACTGGGAGGATCTCCTGGTGTTTGCAggtgagctgggctggagggagaGATGAGCTGAGGACCAGGGAGGGTTTCTTGagcacacagcagcaggaagccCTGAGCAACCCTGCAGGAGCCCAGCTAAACCCTCAAGGGAGACAATACGAGCTGGGGAGACCCTGAAAGTTGTGAGCCATTGCTCTGTCCAATACCTACTTGCGTTTGGGACACAAGCACACTTTCAGAGAGATCCACAGGCAAATGAGGTGGGAGACAGTTCAAGCTCCCATCCCTGAAAGCATCATGAGAAGAAATAGCCCACCCAGCCCCAACAATCCTGCCGGGGACAGGGATGAAGAGGCAGTGGTCGCAGAGCCAAGACTGCAAGCAAGGTTGCTTTGTGTTGCGCTGCAGGAAGGACGAAGCCACGGGCTATTACCCCTCCATGTACCTGCAGAAAGCCGGGGAGGCAAACACCTCCGTGAAGAGTGGGCTGAGGAACCGGAGCGCTCCTCCGCGGAGGTAGGAGAAGCCCTGGGCAGGGGGGGAGGAAAACTAAAGCTTTTCTTCAAGGGGGTGAAATGAAACCAGACAGTGGTTTGTGGTGTCCCTTGCTCCCCCTGGCAAGGAGGAACTGCCCAGGAGAGACGTGAGTTGGGCAAAGACACTCCAGGGCTGTAGCAAAAATAGCTCTGTGCTCCCTGACTTCCACAGGTGGAGAAGGACCCCAGCATTTTTGATCCTTGCTCCAGCAGGTCCTCCAGCCAGGTGTACTTCTCCTCGTCCTTctacaaagttttcttttccgGGCTAATCACGTTTAATTTTCAAATTggccatttttttaatatttcctaaGTGCACCCTCTGAATCTTTGAGAAGCGAGGAGAGATTTGACTAATCAGAGCTGCCAAATGGCCTAATCTGATGGGAGGATTTGAGCTAATGGAagggattttattttgattagaaagataaaaagcattAATAACTCATTAATTCCAAAACTGCAGGGAAGGGCAGAGCTTGCCATTAGTTTTTCTTCCCTACCAGAAAACACAGCAACCTTGCTATAAAATCTCTCaaaacccagctctgctggagcatCGATTAAGTGTGAAACAGTGTAAACCAGCCCAGATCCACCTATCTGAGCACAGTGATGATTACTCATTCCCTTGGGAAGGCGAGGGGGCCTGTTTCAAGGATGGTGACTTGTCCTCCATGCCGAATGCTGTCCCTGTGGTGTCAGTGATGGCAGTcaggctttcctgtagccccttcaagtactggaaggtcgatataaggtctcctcaaagccttctcttctccaggccaggctgaacacccaattctctcagcctgtcctcatacaggaggtgctgcagccctctgatcatccttgtagcctcctctggacctgttccaacagctccatctccttcttacgttgaggattccagaactggacacaatactccagatgaggtctcccaagagaggaatagaggggcagaaccccctccctccctgctggccacactgctttggatgcagcccaggacatggttggtttctgggctgtgagcgcacactgcggctcatgtcgagcttcttattgatcagcaccccaagtccttccctatggggctgctctcaatcacgtcatcccctATCCTGttctgaaatcagggattgccaATATGGGCAAGAGCCTTGCTGTGAAATGGGGTATGTGCTCAAACTAGGGAGGGGTGGAAAGCAGACAGGCATATTGCCttgagcagagcaggaggatgCCAGGGTATATCAGAAGCCACCTCTCTCATGCCGTGGTAGTGAAGACTAAGCGGTGGCCTCTACCTGCCTCGGGACAGTCCCAAACTCTGGGGGTTCCCCTGTGGCAGCATGCCATCCCACATCTCCAGCTGCTCAGCCTTTCACTTCTCTCAGTAGTTTCTCTGCTGTGGGTTCAATGCCGCACATCCAGGTGCATGTTGACATGTACCCCACAATTTATTCCCCTGGCCCAGG
This region includes:
- the NCF1 gene encoding neutrophil cytosol factor 1 is translated as MEDPFIRHIELLGYEKRFYPSQHYVYMFLVKWNDLSEKLVYRRFTEIYEFHKALKEMFPIESGDINMEKRIIPHLPAPKLFDGQRSTQNRQGTLAEYCYALVNLPHKISRCLHVVNFFKVRPDDMNPITDSQIKKPEVFLLPKDAKKSSSDITGPIVLQTYRAIADYEKSSTSEMALQAGDMVDVVEKNENGWWFCQLRNKRGWVPAAYLEPLDGPDESEEQEPNYAGEQYVVQKSYTAVEEDELSLKEGDAIEVIHKLLDGWWVIRKDEATGYYPSMYLQKAGEANTSVKSGLRNRSAPPRRSTIRNAKSIHKQGRKRISQETYRRNSRKYIQSRRNTKETLQNKANIIIEKNEHEENKPKAQPAVPPRPSKDLILNRCTESTRRKIL